A region from the Achromobacter seleniivolatilans genome encodes:
- the pncB gene encoding nicotinate phosphoribosyltransferase, giving the protein MLWCRETQRATMIITSLLDTDLYKFSMMQVVLHQFPAAQVEYRYKCRTAGADLRPYLDEIREEVHQLCQLRFTQEELDYLGSLRFIKSDFVDFLGLFHMPERCIHITEGDAPGEISIEVKGPWLHTILFEIPVLAIVNEVYFRNTRKNPDWEEGRQRLQSKMHLVLDDPALADFRVAEYGTRRRFSKIWHQEVVSTMKAQMGKHFAGTSNVLLAKQHEVLPLGTMGHEYLQACQALGPRLRDSQVFALEVWAKEYRGDLGIALSDVYGMDAFLRDFDMYFCKLFDGARHDSGDPFIWGERVLEHYRKNRVDPRAKTLVFSDSLTFPRAIELARQFSGRCKVSFGIGTNLTNDLGHEPLQIVMKMVRCNGQPVAKVSDAPEKTMCDDPAYLAYLRQVFQLPPA; this is encoded by the coding sequence ATGCTATGGTGTCGCGAAACCCAACGCGCAACCATGATAATCACCTCGCTGCTCGACACCGATCTGTATAAATTCAGCATGATGCAGGTGGTGCTGCATCAATTCCCGGCTGCTCAGGTCGAGTACCGTTACAAATGCCGTACCGCCGGGGCCGATCTGCGTCCCTATCTGGACGAAATCCGCGAAGAAGTGCATCAGCTTTGCCAGCTGCGCTTCACGCAGGAAGAGCTGGATTATCTGGGTAGCTTGCGATTCATCAAGAGCGACTTCGTGGATTTTCTGGGCCTGTTCCACATGCCCGAGCGTTGCATCCACATCACCGAAGGCGACGCCCCAGGTGAAATCTCGATCGAGGTCAAAGGCCCCTGGCTGCACACGATTCTGTTCGAGATCCCGGTGTTGGCCATCGTCAACGAGGTCTATTTCCGCAATACGCGCAAGAATCCCGACTGGGAAGAAGGCCGCCAACGCCTGCAATCCAAGATGCACCTGGTGCTGGATGATCCCGCGCTGGCCGATTTCCGCGTGGCCGAATACGGCACACGCCGCCGCTTTTCCAAGATTTGGCACCAAGAAGTCGTGTCGACCATGAAGGCGCAGATGGGCAAGCATTTCGCTGGCACCAGCAATGTGCTGTTGGCCAAGCAGCATGAAGTGCTGCCCCTGGGCACGATGGGCCACGAATATTTGCAGGCCTGCCAGGCTCTGGGTCCGCGCTTGCGTGACTCGCAGGTATTCGCACTGGAAGTCTGGGCCAAGGAATACCGGGGCGATCTGGGCATCGCTTTGTCGGACGTCTATGGCATGGACGCTTTCCTGCGTGACTTCGACATGTATTTCTGCAAACTCTTTGACGGCGCGCGCCACGATTCTGGCGACCCCTTTATCTGGGGCGAGCGCGTGCTGGAGCACTATCGGAAGAATCGCGTGGACCCGCGCGCCAAGACGCTGGTGTTCTCGGATTCGCTGACTTTTCCGCGCGCTATCGAACTCGCGCGCCAGTTCTCTGGCCGCTGCAAGGTGTCCTTCGGCATCGGCACCAACCTGACCAACGACCTGGGTCATGAGCCGCTGCAAATCGTCATGAAGATGGTTCGCTGCAACGGACAGCCGGTGGCCAAGGTATCGGATGCGCCAGAAAAGACCATGTGCGACGATCCTGCCTACCTGGCGTATCTGCGCCAGGTATTCCAGCTGCCTCCCGCCTGA
- the fdxA gene encoding ferredoxin FdxA, with translation MTHVVTENCIKCKYTDCVDVCPVDCFREGPNFLVIDPDECIDCAVCIPECPANAIYAEEDVPQDQMNFIALNAELSPEFASISRAKKPLPDADDWNGKQDKLQYLEK, from the coding sequence ATGACCCACGTTGTCACCGAAAACTGTATTAAGTGCAAGTACACCGATTGCGTAGACGTATGTCCGGTGGACTGTTTTCGTGAGGGTCCGAACTTCCTCGTGATCGATCCTGACGAGTGCATCGACTGCGCGGTTTGCATCCCGGAATGCCCGGCCAATGCCATCTACGCCGAAGAAGACGTGCCGCAGGATCAAATGAATTTCATCGCGTTGAACGCCGAGCTCTCACCCGAGTTCGCCAGCATCAGCCGCGCCAAGAAGCCCCTGCCGGACGCCGACGACTGGAACGGCAAGCAGGACAAGCTGCAATACCTGGAAAAATAA
- a CDS encoding ferredoxin--NADP reductase has translation MTDDSKYTRQTVTHVHTWVPDKLFSLRVTRDDAYTFLPGQFARVGLPGADDPDGPPTIWRAYSMVSAPQESWLEFYSIVVPEGLFSPRMAQLRPGDSLYVEKTPYGFLTLERFAPGGDLWLLASGTGISAYLSILRDPATWRAYRRIILVHGVRTAEELAYRQEIQSWGAQPELAELFAADPQKLVYLPIATREALPGMPQERLTTLIADGRLEQLAGQPLNPEQAKIMLCGNPDMLADARKLLGERGFRPGRRGIPGNLAVENYW, from the coding sequence ATGACCGACGATTCCAAATACACGCGCCAGACCGTAACCCATGTTCACACGTGGGTTCCCGATAAGCTGTTCTCTCTGCGCGTGACGCGCGACGACGCGTATACGTTTCTGCCGGGTCAGTTTGCCCGCGTCGGTTTGCCCGGCGCCGATGATCCCGACGGTCCGCCCACGATCTGGCGCGCCTATTCCATGGTCTCTGCTCCGCAGGAATCGTGGCTGGAGTTCTACTCCATCGTGGTGCCCGAAGGGCTGTTCAGCCCGCGCATGGCCCAACTGCGCCCGGGCGACTCGCTGTATGTCGAAAAAACTCCCTACGGTTTCCTGACGCTGGAGCGCTTTGCGCCCGGCGGCGACCTGTGGCTGCTGGCATCCGGCACCGGCATTTCTGCCTACCTTTCCATCTTGCGCGATCCCGCTACTTGGCGCGCCTACCGCCGCATCATTCTGGTGCATGGCGTACGCACCGCCGAAGAGCTGGCCTATCGCCAAGAGATCCAATCCTGGGGCGCGCAGCCCGAATTGGCAGAGCTTTTTGCTGCGGACCCGCAAAAGCTTGTTTACCTGCCGATTGCTACCCGCGAAGCCCTGCCCGGCATGCCGCAAGAGCGCCTGACCACACTGATCGCCGATGGCCGGCTAGAGCAGTTGGCTGGGCAGCCGCTGAACCCCGAGCAGGCCAAGATCATGCTTTGCGGCAACCCCGACATGCTGGCGGACGCCCGCAAGCTACTGGGTGAACGCGGCTTTAGACCGGGCCGCCGCGGCATCCCGGGTAACCTGGCAGTCGAAAACTACTGGTGA
- a CDS encoding polyhydroxyalkanoate depolymerase, whose amino-acid sequence MLYQLHEMQRAFLTPFAAFTDAGSQLFSSPYSPLAYTPISRQMAAGYELMTRIGKEYQKPAWNLPATKINGKSVRVTEAVSLDKPFCRLVHFHRDVRHTNAADPKVLLVAPLSGHHATLLRDTVRALLPSHDVYVTDWVDARMVPLSAGPFHLNDYVRYVQDFIRHLGPDVHVISVCQPTVPVLAAVSLMATANDPCQPRSMVMMGGPIDPRQSPTQVNRLATTKPYSWFESQVIHPVPPRYPAAGRKVYPGFLQHAGFMAMNPDRHMKSHYEFYLDLLRGDDSDAEMHRRFYDEYNAVLDMPAEFYLDTIRMVFQEFALPNGTWEVDGQLVRPADIKKVALFTVEGELDDISGQGQTRAAIKLCKNIPAERKAHYTAPDCGHYGIFSGRRWREMICPKIAEFIRQSA is encoded by the coding sequence ATGCTGTACCAATTGCACGAAATGCAGCGCGCCTTCCTGACTCCGTTCGCTGCATTCACGGATGCCGGTTCCCAGCTGTTCTCCAGCCCCTATAGTCCCCTCGCATACACCCCGATTTCCCGCCAGATGGCCGCCGGGTACGAGCTGATGACTCGCATCGGCAAGGAATACCAGAAGCCGGCCTGGAATCTGCCCGCTACCAAAATCAACGGTAAGTCCGTCCGGGTCACCGAAGCAGTCTCGCTGGATAAGCCCTTCTGCCGGCTGGTGCATTTTCACCGCGACGTCCGCCACACCAACGCCGCCGATCCCAAGGTCTTGCTGGTTGCGCCGCTGTCCGGCCACCACGCCACCCTGCTGCGCGATACCGTGCGCGCCCTGCTGCCCTCCCATGATGTCTACGTGACGGACTGGGTGGACGCCCGCATGGTGCCGCTGTCGGCAGGTCCGTTCCATTTGAACGACTACGTGCGCTACGTGCAGGACTTTATCCGCCATCTGGGTCCGGACGTACACGTCATTTCCGTCTGCCAGCCCACCGTTCCGGTGTTGGCGGCCGTGTCGTTGATGGCGACGGCCAACGATCCCTGCCAGCCGCGCAGCATGGTCATGATGGGTGGCCCTATCGATCCCCGCCAGTCGCCGACCCAGGTGAACCGCCTGGCCACGACCAAGCCGTATTCGTGGTTTGAAAGCCAGGTCATTCACCCGGTGCCGCCGCGCTACCCGGCCGCGGGCCGCAAGGTCTACCCGGGTTTCCTGCAGCACGCGGGCTTCATGGCAATGAATCCCGACCGCCACATGAAGTCGCATTACGAGTTCTATCTGGACCTGCTCCGCGGAGACGACAGCGACGCCGAAATGCACCGCCGCTTCTACGACGAGTACAACGCCGTACTGGACATGCCGGCCGAGTTCTATCTGGATACGATCCGCATGGTGTTCCAGGAATTTGCGCTGCCCAACGGCACCTGGGAAGTGGACGGCCAGCTCGTGCGTCCGGCCGATATCAAGAAGGTCGCGCTGTTCACCGTTGAAGGCGAGCTGGACGATATCTCCGGCCAAGGCCAAACCCGCGCGGCCATCAAGCTGTGCAAGAACATCCCGGCTGAACGCAAGGCGCACTACACCGCGCCCGACTGCGGCCACTATGGGATTTTCTCGGGCCGCCGCTGGCGCGAAATGATCTGTCCTAAAATTGCCGAATTCATCCGGCAATCGGCTTGA
- the rsxB gene encoding electron transport complex subunit RsxB yields MSCRTLADRIDALLPQTQCTKCGYDGCRPYADAIANGAAPINRCPPGGDEGIAALSALLDTPILPLDLERGEPGPLLIARIDESHCIGCTLCIQACPVDAIVGANKHMHTVLADWCTGCDLCVAPCPVDCIQMVPAGRAWGPQDAAISRQRHRSHLARAERLAADNARLMAPEAPDAPAAPPAAEDTQNADRKRSAIESALARARARRNPTQS; encoded by the coding sequence ATGTCCTGTCGCACCCTTGCCGACCGCATAGACGCCTTGCTGCCTCAAACGCAATGCACCAAGTGCGGTTACGACGGTTGCCGGCCCTACGCCGATGCCATCGCCAACGGCGCCGCTCCGATCAATCGCTGCCCGCCGGGCGGCGACGAAGGCATCGCCGCCCTGTCGGCCTTGCTGGATACGCCTATCCTGCCGCTGGACCTGGAACGTGGCGAACCCGGCCCGTTGCTCATCGCCCGCATCGACGAATCGCATTGCATCGGCTGTACGTTGTGCATCCAGGCCTGTCCGGTGGATGCCATCGTAGGCGCCAACAAACACATGCACACCGTATTGGCAGACTGGTGCACGGGCTGCGATCTGTGCGTGGCGCCCTGCCCGGTCGATTGCATCCAGATGGTGCCAGCAGGACGCGCCTGGGGCCCCCAGGACGCGGCCATCAGCCGTCAGCGCCATCGTAGCCACCTTGCCCGCGCAGAACGCCTGGCGGCCGACAACGCACGGCTGATGGCTCCCGAAGCGCCTGATGCTCCCGCCGCGCCGCCTGCGGCCGAAGATACCCAAAACGCCGACCGCAAGCGGTCCGCCATCGAATCCGCGCTGGCCCGCGCCCGGGCCCGCCGCAACCCTACGCAGTCATGA
- the nth gene encoding endonuclease III, with protein MNAAKRREIFARLQAANPHPTTELEYDSPFQLLIAVLLSAQATDKSVNIATRKFFPQYGTPQALLALGEEGLTEYIKTIGLFRTKAKNTIATCNILIEHHGGEVPQTREALESLPGVGRKTANVVLNTAFGQPTMAVDTHIFRVSNRTGIAPGKNVLEVEDKLVKFVPREYMQDAHHWLILLGRYICVARKPKCPQCGISDLCEFKPKTAA; from the coding sequence ATGAACGCCGCCAAACGCCGAGAGATCTTCGCCCGCTTGCAAGCGGCCAACCCGCACCCGACCACCGAACTGGAATACGACAGCCCGTTTCAGTTGCTGATCGCCGTATTGCTGTCGGCGCAAGCTACCGACAAATCCGTCAACATCGCCACCCGGAAGTTTTTCCCCCAATACGGCACGCCTCAAGCCCTGCTGGCCTTGGGGGAAGAAGGATTGACTGAATACATCAAGACGATCGGTCTGTTCCGCACCAAGGCGAAAAACACGATTGCCACGTGCAATATCCTGATCGAACACCATGGCGGCGAAGTGCCGCAAACCCGAGAGGCGCTGGAATCGCTGCCCGGCGTGGGCCGCAAGACAGCCAACGTCGTGCTCAACACGGCGTTCGGGCAGCCGACGATGGCGGTGGACACGCACATCTTCCGCGTATCCAACCGCACCGGCATCGCACCGGGCAAGAACGTGCTGGAAGTCGAGGACAAGCTGGTGAAGTTTGTGCCCCGCGAATACATGCAAGATGCGCATCACTGGCTGATTTTGCTCGGCCGGTATATCTGTGTGGCGCGCAAACCCAAATGTCCGCAATGCGGCATTTCGGACCTCTGCGAATTCAAGCCAAAAACGGCAGCGTGA
- a CDS encoding ABC transporter ATP-binding protein — MDDTILETKGLTKEFRGFVAVNGVDLRIKRGEIHALIGPNGAGKTTCFNLLTKFLSPTSGTIKFNGIDITRDRPAQIARRGVIRSFQISAVFPHLTVLENVRIGLQRKTGLSFHFWQSDKRLATLNEPARALLEQVDLGAFANETTVNLPYGRKRALEIATTLAMEPELMLLDEPTQGMGHEDVDRVTQLIKRVSAGRTILMVEHNMNVVSSIANTITVLARGSVLAEGTYAEVSRHPAVMQAYMGTTDGELQGAHA; from the coding sequence ATGGATGACACAATCCTGGAGACAAAAGGCCTCACCAAGGAGTTCCGCGGATTCGTCGCGGTCAATGGGGTCGATTTGCGTATTAAGCGAGGCGAGATTCATGCCTTGATCGGGCCTAATGGCGCGGGCAAGACCACATGTTTTAACTTGCTGACCAAGTTTTTATCTCCCACGTCGGGAACCATCAAGTTCAACGGAATCGACATCACCCGCGATCGCCCTGCGCAAATCGCGCGGCGAGGCGTGATCCGTTCATTCCAGATTTCGGCGGTGTTTCCCCACCTGACCGTGCTGGAGAACGTGCGGATCGGCTTGCAGCGCAAGACGGGGCTGTCGTTTCACTTCTGGCAAAGCGACAAGCGCCTGGCGACGTTAAACGAGCCCGCGCGTGCCTTGCTGGAGCAAGTGGATCTGGGCGCATTTGCGAACGAAACCACCGTGAACCTGCCGTATGGCCGCAAACGCGCGCTGGAAATCGCCACCACGCTGGCGATGGAACCCGAGCTGATGCTGCTGGACGAACCCACGCAGGGCATGGGCCATGAAGACGTAGACCGCGTGACGCAGCTGATCAAGCGCGTCAGTGCAGGCCGCACGATTCTGATGGTGGAACACAACATGAACGTTGTGTCTTCCATCGCCAACACCATCACCGTGCTGGCGCGCGGCTCGGTGCTGGCTGAAGGAACATACGCTGAAGTGTCGCGTCATCCGGCCGTGATGCAAGCCTACATGGGCACCACCGACGGCGAACTTCAAGGAGCGCATGCATGA
- a CDS encoding ABC transporter ATP-binding protein, translating to MSTPALEISGLQAWYGESHILHGVDMRVGQGEVVTLLGRNGAGRTTTLRAILGLTGSRKGSVRIHGTEAIDLPTYKIAHLGVGYCPEERGIFASLSCEENLLLPPVVGSLGGGMSLAEIYDMFPNLQERRNSPGTRLSGGEQQMLAVARILRTGANLLLLDEISEGLAPVIVQALARMITTLKQRGYTIVMVEQNFRFAAPLADRFYVMEHGQIVEHFEAAELSEKQDTLNELLGV from the coding sequence ATGAGCACCCCGGCACTGGAAATTTCAGGCCTGCAAGCCTGGTACGGGGAATCGCATATCCTGCACGGCGTGGATATGCGCGTGGGTCAAGGCGAAGTTGTCACGCTGCTGGGCCGTAATGGCGCCGGGCGCACAACCACCTTGCGCGCCATTCTGGGTTTGACCGGTTCGCGCAAGGGTTCGGTACGTATCCACGGCACCGAAGCCATTGATCTGCCCACCTACAAGATCGCCCATCTGGGCGTGGGTTATTGCCCCGAAGAACGCGGCATCTTCGCCAGCCTGTCTTGCGAAGAGAATCTGCTGCTGCCCCCCGTTGTGGGCTCGCTAGGCGGCGGTATGTCGCTGGCCGAAATCTACGACATGTTCCCCAACCTGCAAGAGCGCCGGAACTCGCCCGGCACGCGATTGTCTGGCGGCGAACAACAGATGCTGGCCGTGGCGCGCATTCTGCGCACCGGCGCCAATCTGCTGCTGCTTGATGAAATCTCCGAAGGCTTGGCCCCTGTCATCGTGCAAGCGCTTGCCCGCATGATCACAACGCTGAAGCAGCGTGGTTACACCATCGTCATGGTGGAACAGAACTTCCGCTTTGCCGCGCCTCTCGCCGACCGCTTCTATGTCATGGAGCACGGCCAGATCGTCGAGCATTTCGAAGCCGCAGAACTTTCAGAAAAACAGGACACGCTCAACGAATTGCTGGGCGTCTAA
- a CDS encoding ABC transporter substrate-binding protein, with product MKLHTITAALAMAGLGFAGATAHAQGISDDVIRIGFITDMSGVYSDIDGKAGLDAIRMAIEDAGGSINGKKIEVVSADHQNKADVASARAREWFDQQKVDVIVAGTNSATSLAMAAVAAEKKKPFIAVGAGASDLTNAQCSPYTVHYAYDTVALARGTGSAVVKDGGKSWFFLTADYAFGHALERDTVAVVKAAGGEIKGQVRAPLGASDFSSFLLQAQASKAQILGMANAGGDTINTIKAANEFGVTKTMKMAGLLVFINDVHSLGLQATQGMYLTDGWYWDQSDASRAWAKKFEAKVGRKPSMLQAGDYSSTMFYLNAVKATGTDDADTVMKWMKSNKINDFFTQGGYVREDGRMVHDMYLMQVKTPAESKAPWDYYKVVATLPGDEVYTKLSESTCKLVKK from the coding sequence ATGAAGCTGCACACCATCACTGCTGCACTGGCCATGGCGGGCCTGGGATTTGCGGGGGCAACCGCCCACGCGCAAGGTATCTCCGACGATGTCATCCGCATCGGCTTCATTACCGACATGTCGGGTGTGTATTCCGACATCGACGGCAAGGCTGGTCTGGACGCCATCCGCATGGCGATCGAAGACGCGGGCGGTTCGATCAACGGCAAGAAGATCGAAGTCGTCTCGGCCGATCACCAGAACAAGGCGGACGTCGCATCTGCCCGCGCGCGCGAATGGTTCGACCAGCAGAAGGTCGATGTCATCGTTGCGGGCACCAATTCGGCCACCAGCCTGGCCATGGCGGCCGTAGCCGCTGAAAAGAAAAAGCCGTTCATCGCCGTCGGCGCAGGCGCATCCGACCTGACCAACGCGCAATGTTCGCCCTACACCGTGCACTATGCCTACGACACCGTAGCGCTGGCGCGCGGCACGGGTTCGGCCGTGGTGAAAGATGGCGGTAAAAGCTGGTTCTTCCTGACCGCCGACTACGCCTTCGGCCACGCGCTGGAACGCGACACCGTGGCCGTGGTGAAAGCCGCTGGCGGCGAGATCAAGGGCCAGGTGCGCGCACCGCTGGGCGCATCGGACTTCTCTTCCTTCCTGCTGCAAGCGCAAGCATCCAAGGCGCAGATCCTGGGCATGGCTAATGCGGGTGGCGACACCATCAACACGATCAAGGCCGCCAACGAATTCGGCGTGACCAAGACGATGAAGATGGCAGGCCTGCTGGTCTTCATCAACGACGTGCACTCGCTCGGCCTGCAAGCCACGCAAGGCATGTATTTGACGGACGGCTGGTACTGGGATCAATCCGACGCGTCACGCGCCTGGGCCAAGAAGTTTGAAGCCAAGGTCGGCCGCAAGCCGTCCATGCTGCAAGCCGGCGACTATTCGTCGACGATGTTCTACCTGAACGCCGTCAAGGCAACGGGCACGGACGACGCCGACACCGTCATGAAGTGGATGAAGTCGAACAAGATCAACGACTTCTTCACGCAAGGCGGTTATGTGCGCGAAGACGGCCGCATGGTTCACGACATGTACCTGATGCAAGTCAAGACCCCGGCCGAATCCAAGGCTCCGTGGGACTACTACAAGGTCGTGGCAACGCTGCCCGGCGACGAGGTCTACACCAAGTTGTCCGAGTCCACCTGCAAACTGGTTAAGAAGTAA
- a CDS encoding branched-chain amino acid ABC transporter permease produces the protein MTDLFGIPIQALFGQLLLGLVNGSFYAMLSLGLAVIFGLLNVINFAHGALYMLGAFVAWMGLSYLGLNYWIMLILAPLVVGLFGILIEKLLLKHLYKLDHLYGLLLTFGLTLLIEGLFRSFYGVSGQPYPTPEALRGATNLGFMILPNYRGWVVAASVVVCLATWFVIERTRLGALLRAGTENPRLVEAFGVNVPRMITLTYGFGVALAGFAGVLAAPVLQISPLMGSNLIIVVFAVVVIGGMGSIMGAIVTGLGLGVIEGLTKVFWPEASSTVVFIIMAIVLLIRPAGLFGKEK, from the coding sequence ATGACTGACCTTTTCGGCATCCCTATACAGGCCTTGTTTGGCCAGCTATTACTGGGCCTGGTCAACGGTTCCTTCTATGCCATGCTGTCGCTCGGGCTGGCCGTTATCTTCGGGCTGCTGAACGTCATTAACTTCGCGCATGGCGCGCTCTATATGCTGGGCGCCTTTGTCGCCTGGATGGGGCTGTCGTACCTGGGGTTGAATTACTGGATCATGCTGATCCTGGCGCCGTTGGTCGTCGGGCTATTTGGCATATTGATCGAGAAACTTCTGCTCAAACACCTGTACAAGCTTGACCACTTGTACGGGCTGCTGCTGACCTTCGGCCTGACGCTATTGATCGAAGGCCTGTTCCGCAGTTTTTATGGGGTATCGGGCCAGCCCTACCCCACGCCTGAAGCCTTGCGGGGCGCAACCAATCTGGGCTTCATGATTCTGCCGAATTACCGCGGCTGGGTCGTGGCGGCATCGGTCGTGGTCTGTCTGGCGACCTGGTTTGTGATTGAACGCACCCGTCTGGGCGCCTTGCTGCGCGCCGGCACCGAGAACCCGCGCCTGGTCGAAGCCTTTGGTGTGAACGTGCCTCGCATGATCACGCTGACCTACGGTTTCGGCGTTGCGTTGGCAGGCTTTGCCGGCGTGCTGGCGGCTCCCGTGCTGCAAATTTCTCCGCTGATGGGATCAAACCTCATCATCGTCGTGTTCGCCGTGGTCGTGATCGGGGGCATGGGGTCCATCATGGGCGCCATCGTCACCGGATTGGGGCTGGGCGTGATTGAAGGACTGACCAAGGTGTTCTGGCCGGAAGCCTCCAGCACCGTCGTGTTCATCATCATGGCCATCGTTCTGTTGATCCGCCCGGCCGGGCTGTTCGGAAAAGAAAAATGA
- a CDS encoding branched-chain amino acid ABC transporter permease, with protein sequence MNRQFLGYAVLAVVVAILPFVGVYPIFAMKIMCYALFACAFNLLLGFTGLLSFGHAAFLGSAAYAAGHAMKVWGFPTEIGLLFGVGVAALLGLAMGAIAIRRSGIYFAMITLALAQMVFFFFLQAKFTGGEDGLQSVPRGTLLGLVDLSKDINLYYVVMGIFIIGYFIIWRTVNSPFGQVLQALRENEPRAVSLGYDVDRFKLLAFVLSAALAGLAGATKTLVFVSATLSDATWQMSGLVILMTLIGGLGTLTGPILGAFIVVLLENKVGDFGQMMANLTGVDWFLRLGESVTIVIGLIFVICVLAFRRGIVGELGAFIDRRRAARA encoded by the coding sequence ATGAATCGTCAATTTCTGGGCTATGCGGTACTGGCCGTCGTGGTGGCCATACTTCCCTTTGTCGGGGTGTATCCGATCTTCGCCATGAAGATCATGTGCTACGCGCTTTTCGCCTGCGCATTCAACCTGCTGCTGGGCTTTACCGGGCTGCTCTCGTTCGGGCATGCCGCCTTTCTGGGCAGTGCGGCGTATGCGGCCGGTCATGCCATGAAGGTCTGGGGTTTTCCGACCGAAATCGGCCTGCTGTTCGGCGTGGGCGTTGCTGCGCTGCTGGGTCTGGCAATGGGCGCCATCGCCATCCGGCGCAGCGGCATTTACTTCGCCATGATCACGCTGGCGCTGGCGCAGATGGTGTTCTTCTTCTTCCTGCAGGCCAAGTTCACCGGCGGCGAAGACGGCCTGCAAAGCGTACCGCGCGGCACCTTGCTGGGGCTGGTGGATCTGTCCAAGGACATCAACCTGTACTACGTGGTGATGGGCATTTTCATCATCGGCTACTTCATCATCTGGCGCACCGTGAACTCGCCCTTCGGGCAAGTCCTGCAAGCGCTGCGTGAGAACGAGCCGCGTGCGGTTTCGCTGGGCTACGATGTGGACCGATTCAAGCTGCTGGCCTTTGTGCTGTCGGCAGCGCTGGCTGGGTTGGCAGGCGCCACGAAGACGCTGGTGTTCGTGTCCGCCACCTTGTCCGACGCGACCTGGCAGATGTCCGGCCTGGTGATCCTGATGACGCTGATCGGCGGACTGGGCACCCTGACAGGTCCTATTCTTGGCGCGTTCATCGTGGTTCTGCTGGAAAACAAGGTGGGCGATTTTGGCCAGATGATGGCCAACCTGACCGGCGTGGACTGGTTCCTGCGCCTGGGCGAATCCGTCACGATCGTGATCGGCCTGATCTTCGTGATCTGCGTGCTGGCCTTCCGCCGCGGCATTGTGGGCGAGCTTGGCGCGTTCATTGATCGAAGACGCGCTGCCCGCGCCTGA
- a CDS encoding ABC transporter substrate-binding protein, with amino-acid sequence MRNPHPLAPVLGAVALAAALLAPAAQAAPSATPTCEINRPVRFSGLNWESNLVLAGIERYVLEHGYGCKTTVEIGETLPMLAALQRGDVDVTPEVWPGQIEGAWKKALASGKVIGVGHVYDAGEGWYVPRYTAERHPELKAASDLKRFKEVFADPEDPGRGRIYGCPAGWACGTLNDNLLRALDLDKDYSLFAPGSGAAQKAAIVSAYKRKRDIVFYYWTPTSLVGALDLVKLELPAFDQTAYTCLTDPKCAQPSATEFKPNPVVTGVNAAFAKDAPKLTEFLSKLTVPDDAINATLGWLENEGKEPEDAARYFLKQYGSVWRQWMPADVADRVQAALARE; translated from the coding sequence ATGCGCAACCCGCATCCGCTCGCTCCCGTCTTAGGCGCCGTGGCGCTGGCCGCCGCCCTGCTTGCGCCCGCCGCCCAAGCCGCCCCCAGCGCCACCCCCACTTGCGAAATCAATCGTCCCGTCCGCTTCAGCGGCCTGAACTGGGAGTCCAATCTGGTCTTGGCCGGTATTGAACGGTATGTGCTGGAACACGGTTACGGCTGCAAGACCACGGTCGAAATTGGCGAAACCTTGCCCATGCTGGCGGCCCTGCAACGCGGCGATGTGGATGTGACCCCCGAAGTCTGGCCCGGCCAGATCGAGGGCGCCTGGAAGAAGGCGTTGGCCAGCGGCAAGGTCATCGGCGTGGGCCACGTGTATGACGCGGGCGAAGGCTGGTATGTGCCGCGATACACCGCCGAGCGCCACCCTGAATTGAAGGCCGCGTCCGACCTGAAGCGCTTTAAGGAAGTCTTTGCCGATCCCGAAGATCCCGGGCGCGGCCGTATCTATGGCTGCCCCGCCGGCTGGGCTTGCGGCACGCTGAACGACAACCTGCTGCGCGCGCTGGACTTGGATAAGGACTATTCGCTGTTCGCGCCCGGCTCCGGCGCCGCGCAAAAGGCGGCCATCGTGTCGGCCTATAAACGCAAGCGGGACATCGTCTTCTACTACTGGACGCCCACGTCGCTCGTCGGCGCGCTGGACCTGGTGAAGCTGGAACTGCCAGCCTTCGATCAGACCGCCTACACCTGCTTGACCGACCCCAAGTGTGCGCAACCTTCCGCCACCGAATTCAAACCGAATCCTGTCGTGACCGGCGTGAACGCGGCGTTCGCCAAGGATGCGCCCAAGCTGACCGAATTCCTTAGCAAACTCACGGTGCCCGATGACGCCATCAACGCCACTTTGGGATGGCTGGAAAATGAGGGCAAAGAACCCGAGGACGCCGCCCGCTATTTCCTGAAGCAATATGGGTCCGTATGGCGGCAGTGGATGCCAGCCGATGTGGCTGACCGGGTACAGGCGGCGCTTGCGCGCGAGTGA